ACAGGAGTGTTTTTTTCTGAAAAATGCTCCTGCATGTATTGAAAGCTGGAACTTAATGTGAAAATATTTTTCAAGGGGGCGACGGTCAGACTATTGCTGTATTCCAACTCAAAGGAAGGTGAAAACCTCCACAGGCAGAGTGAAGCAGTATGTAAAAATAAGTCTTCCAGAAAATTTAAATCAGAATGATGTGTCATAAAAAACCTCCTGCAAAATGTCCATGTAATCAAATGTTTTGAAAATAAGTCCTGTCATTAATTACATAATACTATCAAGAATTTGTTTTTACAAGGAAAGAAAACAAAAATATGACAAAAAAACGGAATATTTGACGGTAAAGAGAATCGTTGTCTGTTAGACTCAGCTCAGAAACAAGCAAATGAGTCAGACAAAAGGAGTTTATCAATGGAACGAGATGTAAAAGAACTAATATCCCAAATGACTTTGGAAGAAAAAGCTGGGCTGTGTTCAGGGGCAGATTTTTGGAATACAAAAAGCATAGAACGCCTCGGCATTCCGAAAGTAATGATGTCAGACGGACCTCACGGACTGCGTAAGCAGGCAGGAGAAACCGATCATCTGGGATTGAATGAGAGTGTGGAAGCGGTCTGTTTCCCTGCGGCATGCGCTACGGCTTCCAGTTTTGATGTGGATTTGATAGGGAAAATGGGTGAGATTCTGGGTGAAGAATGTCAGGCAGAGAATTTAAGTATTCTGCTCGGCCCGGCAGTGAATATCAAAAGGAGTCCGCTGTGCGGAAGAAATTTTGAATATTTATCAGAGGACCCATATCTGACAGGGAAGATGGCTGCTGCCTATATTCGAGGGGTTCAGAAATGGAATGTGGGAACCAGCATCAAACATTTTGCCGTAAACAATCAGGAGTACCGCCGTATGAGCAGTTCCTCAGAACTGTCTGAGCGGGCATTGCGGGAAATCTATCTTCCGGGCTTTGAAGAGGCGGTGAAGACGGCGCAGCCCAAAACGGTTATGTGCAGCTACAATAAAATCAACGGTGTATATGCGGCGGAAAATGAAAAACTTCTGACAAAAATCCTGCGTGATGAATGGGGATTTGAAGGTTATGTGGTGACAGACTGGGGGGCAGTCAATGACCGGGTAAAGGGACTGAAAGCGGGATTGGATTTGGAAATGCCTGCATCCGGAGGGTACAATGACAGAAAAATCGTGAAGGCTGTCCGTGAAGGTACACTGGACGAGGCAGTGTTGGATAAAACAGTGGAAAGAATATTGAAGGTTCTTTTCTCTTATGTGGATAATCGTCACCCGGAGGCTGTATTTGACAGGGAAGCAGATCACAAAAAAGCTATAGAAGTCGAAACAGAGTGTGCGGTTCTTTTAGAAAACAATGGCGTGCTTCCGTTGAAACCGGAACAAAAAGTAGTCTATATCGGTGAGTTTGCAGAAAATCCTCGATATCAGGGAGGTGGTTCCAGTCATATTCACGCAAGCAGAGTAAGTTCGGCATGGGAAACAGCGATGGAAAAAGGACGCAATATTACATATGTAAAAGGTTTTCCGTGTGACAGGGATGAAGTGGATGAACAGCAGCTCAAAGAGGCGGCAGAAGCAGCAAAAGCGGCAGATGTTGCAGTGATTTTCGCAGGACTGCCGGATGTGTTTGAGTCGGAGGGATATGACAGAACAAGCATGAAAATGCCGGAATGTCAGAATCGGTTGATTGAAGAAGTTGCAAAAGTACAGCCGAACACGGTCGTTGTGCTACATAACGGAAGTCCGGTGGAGACCCCGTGGGTA
This Ruminococcus hominis DNA region includes the following protein-coding sequences:
- a CDS encoding glycoside hydrolase family 3 C-terminal domain-containing protein translates to MERDVKELISQMTLEEKAGLCSGADFWNTKSIERLGIPKVMMSDGPHGLRKQAGETDHLGLNESVEAVCFPAACATASSFDVDLIGKMGEILGEECQAENLSILLGPAVNIKRSPLCGRNFEYLSEDPYLTGKMAAAYIRGVQKWNVGTSIKHFAVNNQEYRRMSSSSELSERALREIYLPGFEEAVKTAQPKTVMCSYNKINGVYAAENEKLLTKILRDEWGFEGYVVTDWGAVNDRVKGLKAGLDLEMPASGGYNDRKIVKAVREGTLDEAVLDKTVERILKVLFSYVDNRHPEAVFDREADHKKAIEVETECAVLLENNGVLPLKPEQKVVYIGEFAENPRYQGGGSSHIHASRVSSAWETAMEKGRNITYVKGFPCDRDEVDEQQLKEAAEAAKAADVAVIFAGLPDVFESEGYDRTSMKMPECQNRLIEEVAKVQPNTVVVLHNGSPVETPWVKNVAAVLEMYLGGQGVGEACDMLLYGEVNPSGRLAETFPLRLEDNPSFLTFGGDGKKVNYREDIFVGYRYYDTKKQPVRWAFGHGLSYTDFSYANLQVSGEAMNDTNKITVTAEISNIGKCAGKEVVQLYISDKNGTPDRPVKELKGFTKVMLEAGETKTISLEICARDLSFYHEGLRDWYAPSGRYEIAVGHASDDIRLTKEISFETKKQLPFRVDGATTVGEILADPRTAGVMAQMLEAINNAAKTEEGQEAVSASDSESDAAMMKALLDGMPMKSLISFGVPGEQVEAIITQLDALCR